In Streptomyces sp. RFCAC02, the following proteins share a genomic window:
- a CDS encoding F0F1 ATP synthase subunit gamma: MGAQLRVYKRRIKSVTATKKITRAMEMIAASRIVKAQRKVAASAPYADELTNAVTAVGHGADVKHPLTTEAERPRRAALLLITSDRGLAGGYSANAIKAAEELTGRLVAEGKQVDAYVVGRKGVAYYGFRERPVTQSWTGFTDSPTYADAKAVAAPLIEAVRRDTDEGGVDELHIVYTEFVSMMTQTPVQRRMLPLAMESTAEESAEVLRRGGGAHALYEFEPSPEQVLDALLPRYVESRIYNAMLQAAASKHAATRRAMKSATDNAEELIRSLTRLANAARQAEITQEITEIVGGASALADATAGSER, encoded by the coding sequence ATGGGCGCTCAGCTTCGTGTGTACAAGCGGCGGATCAAGTCCGTCACGGCCACCAAGAAGATCACCCGCGCCATGGAGATGATCGCCGCCTCGCGCATCGTCAAGGCGCAGCGCAAGGTGGCCGCGTCGGCGCCCTACGCCGATGAGCTGACCAACGCGGTGACCGCGGTGGGCCACGGTGCGGACGTCAAGCACCCGCTGACCACCGAGGCCGAGCGGCCCCGGCGGGCGGCGCTGCTGCTGATCACGTCCGACCGCGGCCTCGCCGGCGGCTACTCGGCCAACGCCATCAAGGCGGCCGAGGAGCTGACCGGCCGGCTGGTCGCCGAGGGCAAGCAGGTCGACGCGTACGTGGTCGGGCGCAAGGGCGTCGCGTACTACGGCTTCCGCGAGCGGCCCGTCACCCAGTCGTGGACGGGCTTCACGGACAGCCCGACGTACGCCGACGCCAAGGCGGTCGCCGCGCCCCTGATCGAGGCGGTGCGGCGGGACACCGACGAGGGCGGCGTCGACGAGCTGCACATCGTCTACACCGAGTTCGTCTCGATGATGACGCAGACCCCGGTGCAGCGGCGGATGCTGCCGCTGGCGATGGAGTCCACGGCCGAGGAATCGGCCGAGGTGCTCCGGCGCGGGGGCGGGGCGCACGCGCTGTACGAGTTCGAGCCGTCCCCCGAGCAGGTGCTCGACGCGCTGCTGCCGCGGTACGTCGAGAGCCGCATCTACAACGCCATGCTGCAGGCCGCCGCGTCGAAGCACGCGGCGACCCGGCGGGCGATGAAGTCGGCCACCGACAACGCCGAAGAGCTCATCAGGTCGCTCACGCGGCTTGCCAACGCGGCCCGCCAGGCCGAAATCACCCAGGAAATCACCGAGATCGTCGGTGGCGCGAGCGCCTTGGCCGACGCGACCGCGGGAAGTGAACGCTGA
- the atpB gene encoding F0F1 ATP synthase subunit A encodes MSNDQVLAFETDCHLFQDCGFPAPSVWSFIFDPLFSIGPIEVNKIMLLALIGTAVVLAFFWAAFANPKVVPGKFQMIAEAGYDFVRRGISREIIGKKGEPFVPLLVSLFFFVWIMNVWAVIPFAQFPVTSAIAIPAGLAIVVWATYMTVTFRTNGFVGGMRNLCVPSGLPKGIYVVLTPIEFVSNVILRPFTLAVRLFANMFAGHLLLLLFITATWYMLGTFVGSVYSVFSLILALVLTAFELFIQALQAYVFTVLTAQYLSQALEEAH; translated from the coding sequence GTGAGTAACGACCAGGTACTCGCCTTCGAGACCGATTGCCATCTGTTCCAGGACTGCGGCTTCCCCGCTCCGTCGGTGTGGTCGTTCATCTTCGATCCGCTGTTCTCGATCGGTCCGATCGAGGTCAACAAGATCATGCTGCTGGCGCTGATCGGCACCGCGGTCGTCCTGGCCTTCTTCTGGGCCGCGTTCGCGAACCCGAAGGTCGTGCCGGGCAAGTTCCAGATGATCGCGGAGGCCGGCTACGACTTCGTGCGCCGCGGCATCTCCCGGGAGATCATCGGCAAGAAGGGCGAGCCGTTCGTACCGCTCCTCGTGTCGCTCTTCTTCTTCGTCTGGATCATGAACGTCTGGGCGGTCATCCCGTTCGCCCAGTTCCCCGTCACCTCGGCGATCGCGATCCCCGCCGGCCTCGCCATCGTGGTGTGGGCCACCTACATGACGGTCACCTTCCGGACCAACGGTTTCGTCGGCGGCATGCGCAACCTCTGCGTGCCCAGCGGGCTGCCGAAGGGCATCTACGTCGTCCTGACGCCCATCGAGTTCGTCTCGAACGTCATCCTGCGGCCGTTCACCCTGGCCGTCCGGCTCTTCGCCAACATGTTCGCGGGTCACCTGCTGCTGCTGCTGTTCATCACGGCGACCTGGTACATGCTCGGCACCTTCGTCGGCTCCGTCTACTCGGTGTTCTCGCTGATCCTCGCGCTCGTGCTGACGGCCTTCGAGCTGTTCATCCAGGCGCTGCAGGCCTACGTGTTCACCGTGCTGACCGCCCAGTACCTCTCCCAGGCGCTCGAAGAAGCGCACTGA
- a CDS encoding F0F1 ATP synthase subunit B: protein MINLASEEPQSPLLPVWPEVFIGLFCFAVIFFVFYKKLLPSINRTLEERRDAIEGGMEKAEAAQAEARQTLESYREQLAEARHEAARMRQEAKEQGSALIAEMRAEGQRQREEIIAAGHAQIAADRKQAAEQLRQDVGKLAVDLAGRLVGESLEDHARQSRTIDRFLDELEDKAQAGIPTQSEAGR, encoded by the coding sequence ATGATCAACTTGGCCAGCGAGGAGCCGCAGAGCCCTCTGTTGCCGGTGTGGCCCGAGGTCTTCATCGGACTGTTCTGCTTCGCGGTCATCTTCTTCGTCTTCTACAAGAAGCTCCTCCCGAGCATCAACAGGACGCTGGAGGAGCGCCGGGACGCCATCGAAGGCGGCATGGAGAAGGCCGAGGCCGCCCAGGCCGAGGCGCGCCAGACGCTGGAGAGCTACCGCGAGCAGCTCGCCGAGGCCCGCCACGAGGCGGCCCGGATGCGGCAGGAGGCCAAGGAGCAGGGTTCCGCGCTCATCGCCGAGATGCGCGCGGAGGGCCAGCGGCAGCGTGAGGAGATCATCGCCGCCGGTCACGCCCAGATCGCCGCCGACCGCAAGCAGGCCGCCGAGCAGCTCCGGCAGGACGTCGGCAAGCTCGCCGTCGACCTGGCGGGCCGGCTCGTCGGTGAGTCCCTGGAGGACCACGCCCGCCAGAGCCGGACCATCGACCGGTTCCTGGACGAGCTGGAGGACAAGGCCCAGGCCGGCATCCCCACCCAGTCCGAGGCGGGCCGATGA
- a CDS encoding F0F1 ATP synthase subunit epsilon, which produces MAELHVELVAADRRVWSGEASLVVARTTAGDIGIMPGHQPVLAVLKSGPVTIRTAGESGSGTVSAAVHGGFLSYTDGKLSLLAEIAELSDEIDVERAQRALEQARAEDDAEAERRADVRLRAVSAGH; this is translated from the coding sequence GTGGCTGAGCTGCACGTCGAGTTGGTCGCCGCCGACCGCCGGGTCTGGTCCGGTGAGGCGAGCCTCGTCGTCGCGCGCACCACCGCGGGCGACATCGGCATCATGCCGGGGCACCAGCCGGTGCTTGCCGTCCTGAAGTCGGGTCCTGTGACCATCCGCACGGCGGGCGAGAGCGGTTCCGGAACGGTGTCGGCGGCCGTGCACGGCGGTTTCCTGTCGTACACGGACGGTAAGCTGTCGCTGCTCGCGGAGATCGCCGAGCTGTCCGACGAGATCGATGTCGAGCGCGCCCAGCGTGCTCTGGAGCAGGCGCGGGCCGAGGACGACGCCGAGGCGGAACGGCGTGCCGACGTCCGTCTGCGCGCGGTGTCCGCCGGGCACTGA
- a CDS encoding F0F1 ATP synthase subunit delta → MIGASREALESARERLDALADNTSTDAAALAADLARVTGLLDRETALRRVLTDPAQSGERKAELVGRLLTGQVSGEAVDLLSGMVRSRWSASRDLVDAVEELADSADLIAAERTGTLDAVEDELFRFGRIVATAPRLRAALADKRDGASAVAARAGLVRDLIGDRADEVTVRLVTRLVERPRGRSLDAGIDALCTLAAARRDRSVAVVTSAVPLSDRQRQRLGDALARLYGRQIQLNLDVDPAVIGGISVRIGDEVINGTVAERLDEVGRRMAG, encoded by the coding sequence ATGATCGGAGCGAGCCGCGAGGCGCTGGAATCCGCCAGGGAACGCCTGGACGCCCTGGCCGACAACACGTCGACCGACGCCGCCGCCCTCGCCGCCGATCTGGCCCGGGTCACCGGTCTGCTGGACCGGGAGACCGCGCTGCGCCGGGTCCTCACCGACCCGGCCCAGTCGGGCGAGCGGAAGGCGGAGCTGGTCGGCCGGCTCCTCACGGGGCAGGTCTCCGGCGAGGCCGTCGACCTGCTCTCCGGCATGGTCAGGTCCCGCTGGTCCGCGTCGCGCGACCTGGTGGACGCCGTGGAGGAGCTGGCCGATTCCGCCGACCTGATCGCGGCGGAGCGGACCGGCACCCTGGACGCGGTGGAGGACGAGCTGTTCCGGTTCGGCCGGATCGTCGCCACCGCGCCGCGGCTGCGCGCCGCCCTCGCAGACAAGCGGGACGGCGCCTCCGCCGTCGCCGCCAGGGCCGGTCTGGTCCGCGACCTCATCGGCGACCGCGCCGACGAGGTCACGGTGCGGCTGGTCACGCGCCTGGTGGAACGGCCGCGAGGCCGTAGCCTGGACGCGGGGATCGACGCGCTGTGCACCCTCGCGGCGGCCCGGCGCGACCGCTCCGTCGCGGTGGTCACCTCGGCGGTGCCGCTCAGCGACCGGCAGCGGCAGCGTCTCGGCGACGCCCTGGCGCGGCTGTACGGCCGGCAGATCCAGTTGAACCTCGACGTGGACCCGGCGGTCATCGGCGGGATCTCGGTCCGGATCGGTGACGAGGTCATCAACGGCACCGTCGCGGAGCGGCTGGACGAGGTCGGCCGGCGGATGGCCGGCTGA
- a CDS encoding GvpL/GvpF family gas vesicle protein, which produces MSTTATCVFAVCPADAAPALARRLTGPAGHTEAAGPVRALPAGPLTAVVQSVPADAFTPEALRERLADRAALERCARAHDEVVATVAATAATVPLPLATLYLGDERAAAALAADAARLLPALVRVAGRDEWGVKVTVAPAATAAPDPEPALSSAPARRPAPPSSGRAYLERVRDRGRARDARRQAALDAADRVEAALRPLAAASRALRLQDTADGAGHQILNTAHLVDRTRAVEFTAAVAALRRLPGIAGRVTIGLTGPWAPYSFAAPDAAPHDGGPDAQR; this is translated from the coding sequence ATGAGCACGACCGCCACCTGTGTCTTCGCCGTCTGCCCCGCCGACGCCGCGCCCGCGCTGGCCCGCCGCCTCACCGGCCCCGCCGGCCACACCGAGGCGGCGGGACCCGTCCGCGCCCTGCCGGCCGGCCCCCTCACCGCCGTCGTCCAGAGCGTGCCGGCCGACGCCTTCACGCCCGAGGCCCTGCGCGAACGGCTCGCCGACCGCGCCGCCCTGGAGCGCTGCGCCCGCGCCCACGACGAGGTGGTCGCCACCGTGGCCGCCACCGCGGCGACCGTCCCCCTCCCCCTCGCGACGCTCTACCTCGGCGACGAACGGGCCGCCGCCGCCCTCGCGGCCGACGCCGCCCGCCTCCTCCCCGCCCTGGTCCGCGTCGCCGGGCGCGACGAATGGGGCGTCAAGGTCACCGTCGCCCCCGCCGCCACGGCCGCCCCCGACCCCGAACCCGCCCTCAGCAGCGCACCCGCACGGCGGCCCGCCCCGCCCTCCAGCGGACGCGCCTACCTGGAGCGCGTACGGGACCGGGGCCGCGCCAGGGACGCGCGCCGGCAGGCCGCGCTCGACGCGGCCGACCGCGTCGAAGCCGCCCTGCGCCCCCTCGCCGCCGCGTCCCGCGCGCTGCGGCTCCAGGACACGGCGGACGGCGCGGGCCACCAGATCCTCAACACCGCCCACCTCGTGGACCGGACGCGCGCGGTCGAGTTCACCGCGGCCGTGGCGGCCCTGCGCCGCCTCCCCGGCATCGCGGGCCGCGTGACCATCGGCCTCACCGGCCCCTGGGCGCCGTACTCCTTCGCCGCCCCCGACGCCGCCCCCCACGACGGAGGCCCCGATGCCCAGCGCTGA
- the atpA gene encoding F0F1 ATP synthase subunit alpha translates to MAELTIRPDEIRDALENFVQSYTPDAASREEVGTVSVAGDGIAKVEGLPSAMANELLEFEDGTLGLALNLEEREIGTVVLGEFSGIEEGQPVRRTGEVLSVGVGEGYLGRVVDPLGNPIDGLGEIETSGRRALELQAPTVMQRKSVHEPMETGYKAVDTMTPIGRGQRQLIIGDRQTGKTALAVDTIINQRDNWRSGDPNKQVRCIYVAIGQKGTTIASVRGALEDAGALEYTTIVAAPASDPAGFKYIAPYTGSAIGQHWMYEGKHVLIVFDDLSKQADAYRAVSLLLRRPPGREAYPGDVFYLHSRLLERCAKLSDEMGGGSMTGLPIVETKANDVSAFIPTNVISITDGQCFLESDLFNAGQRPALNVGISVSRVGGSAQHKAIRQITGSLRVDLAQYRELEAFAAFGSDLDAASKAALSRGQRMVELLKQDQYNPYSTENQVVSVWSGTNGLMDDVPVGDIRRFERELLDYLGRDHKDLMTSIREGGKMSDDTIQAVRSAVNQFKQQFETSDGHLVGEG, encoded by the coding sequence ATGGCGGAGCTCACGATCCGGCCGGATGAGATCCGGGACGCACTGGAGAACTTTGTCCAGTCGTACACGCCGGACGCGGCCTCGCGCGAAGAGGTCGGGACGGTCAGCGTTGCCGGCGACGGCATCGCGAAGGTCGAGGGCCTTCCCTCGGCCATGGCGAACGAACTGCTGGAGTTCGAGGACGGCACCCTCGGTCTCGCCCTCAACCTCGAGGAGCGCGAGATCGGCACCGTGGTCCTCGGCGAGTTCAGCGGTATCGAGGAGGGGCAGCCGGTGCGCCGCACCGGTGAGGTCCTCTCCGTCGGTGTCGGCGAGGGGTACCTCGGCCGGGTCGTCGACCCGCTGGGCAACCCGATCGACGGTCTCGGCGAGATCGAGACCTCGGGCCGCCGCGCCCTGGAGCTGCAGGCCCCCACGGTCATGCAGCGCAAGTCGGTCCACGAGCCCATGGAGACGGGCTACAAGGCCGTCGACACCATGACCCCGATCGGCCGCGGCCAGCGCCAGCTCATCATCGGCGACCGGCAGACCGGCAAGACCGCCCTCGCGGTCGACACGATCATCAACCAGCGCGACAACTGGCGTTCCGGCGACCCGAACAAGCAGGTCCGCTGCATCTACGTGGCGATCGGCCAGAAGGGCACCACCATCGCGTCCGTGCGCGGCGCCCTGGAGGACGCCGGCGCGCTGGAGTACACGACGATCGTCGCGGCCCCCGCGTCCGACCCGGCGGGCTTCAAGTACATCGCGCCGTACACCGGCTCCGCCATCGGCCAGCACTGGATGTACGAGGGCAAGCACGTCCTCATCGTCTTCGACGACCTGTCGAAGCAGGCCGACGCCTACCGCGCCGTGTCCCTGCTGCTGCGCCGCCCGCCGGGCCGCGAGGCGTACCCGGGCGACGTCTTCTACCTGCACTCCCGCCTGCTGGAGCGCTGCGCGAAGCTGTCGGACGAGATGGGCGGCGGCTCGATGACGGGTCTGCCGATCGTCGAGACCAAGGCCAACGACGTGTCGGCCTTCATCCCGACCAACGTCATCTCCATCACCGACGGCCAGTGCTTCCTGGAGTCCGACCTGTTCAACGCGGGCCAGCGGCCGGCGCTGAACGTCGGTATCTCCGTCTCCCGCGTCGGCGGTTCCGCGCAGCACAAGGCGATCCGGCAGATCACCGGTTCGCTCCGCGTGGACCTGGCCCAGTACCGCGAGCTCGAGGCGTTCGCCGCCTTCGGTTCCGACCTGGACGCCGCGTCCAAGGCGGCCCTGTCCCGCGGTCAGCGCATGGTGGAGCTGCTGAAGCAGGACCAGTACAACCCGTACTCGACCGAGAACCAGGTCGTCTCCGTCTGGTCCGGCACCAACGGCCTGATGGACGACGTCCCGGTCGGCGACATCCGCCGCTTCGAGCGCGAGCTGCTCGACTACCTGGGCCGTGACCACAAGGACCTCATGACCTCGATCCGTGAGGGCGGCAAGATGTCCGACGACACGATCCAGGCCGTCCGCTCCGCGGTCAACCAGTTCAAGCAGCAGTTCGAGACGTCGGACGGCCACCTGGTCGGCGAGGGCTGA
- a CDS encoding gas vesicle protein produces the protein MPSAEPAAVDPRTADPVPWTGPEGPYGPIGVPLVDLLDRVLGCGVVLSGDLVIAIAEVPLVRLSLHALLASVSDKVPSPWADSGPL, from the coding sequence ATGCCCAGCGCTGAACCCGCCGCCGTCGACCCGCGGACCGCCGACCCCGTCCCGTGGACGGGACCCGAAGGCCCCTACGGCCCGATCGGGGTGCCCCTCGTGGACCTGCTCGACCGGGTGCTGGGCTGCGGCGTCGTCCTCAGCGGCGACCTCGTCATCGCGATCGCCGAGGTGCCGCTCGTGCGGCTGTCCCTGCACGCGCTGCTCGCGTCGGTGTCCGACAAGGTGCCGTCGCCCTGGGCCGACAGCGGGCCGCTGTGA
- a CDS encoding SRPBCC family protein, which yields MADNDKDGKQDVLTKSLERLGHEITGFLTARLHHLAESAGSRLSGVAGDVGEQALSGKNLPKMGAKLAKDQAVGSVKKAVPGMGGGDDDGGGDGGGNGDGKQGGKSGGKFTSIVETLDIGVPLRECYRHWTSYEDFSDYMKGVQSVQRSDETTSDWKLKIGPSSRGWKATVQEQVPYERIEWTSEGAQGSTNGVVTFHEVAPRLTRIVVVVMYYPAGFFEKTANLWRAQGRRLRLDLKNFQRHVTLEAEEVPEGWLGEIKDGEVVKDHEPPDDQDGNDEDQDRDEDERDDQDQDDDQDQEDQDEDEDEDDEERDDR from the coding sequence ATGGCGGACAACGACAAGGACGGCAAGCAGGACGTCCTCACGAAGAGCCTGGAGCGCCTCGGGCACGAGATCACCGGATTCCTCACCGCCCGGCTGCACCATCTCGCCGAGTCGGCGGGCAGCCGGCTCAGCGGCGTCGCCGGTGACGTGGGCGAGCAGGCCCTCAGCGGCAAGAACCTCCCCAAGATGGGCGCCAAGCTCGCCAAGGACCAGGCCGTCGGCAGCGTCAAGAAGGCCGTCCCCGGCATGGGCGGCGGCGATGACGACGGCGGGGGTGACGGCGGCGGGAACGGTGACGGCAAGCAGGGCGGCAAGTCCGGCGGCAAGTTCACCAGCATCGTGGAGACCCTCGACATCGGCGTCCCCCTGCGCGAGTGCTACCGGCACTGGACGAGCTACGAGGACTTCAGCGACTACATGAAGGGCGTCCAGAGCGTCCAGCGGTCCGACGAGACGACCAGCGACTGGAAGCTCAAGATCGGCCCGTCCTCCCGCGGCTGGAAGGCCACCGTCCAGGAGCAGGTGCCCTACGAGCGGATCGAGTGGACGTCCGAGGGCGCCCAGGGCAGCACCAACGGCGTCGTCACCTTCCACGAGGTCGCGCCACGGCTCACGCGCATCGTCGTGGTGGTCATGTACTACCCGGCGGGCTTCTTCGAGAAGACGGCCAACCTCTGGCGCGCCCAGGGCCGCCGGCTCCGCCTGGACCTGAAGAACTTCCAGCGTCACGTCACGCTGGAGGCCGAGGAGGTGCCGGAGGGCTGGCTCGGCGAGATCAAGGACGGCGAGGTCGTGAAGGACCACGAGCCGCCGGACGACCAGGACGGGAACGACGAGGACCAGGACCGCGACGAGGACGAGCGGGACGACCAGGACCAGGACGACGACCAGGACCAGGAGGACCAGGACGAGGACGAGGACGAGGACGACGAGGAGCGTGACGACCGGTGA
- a CDS encoding DUF2550 domain-containing protein translates to MVLVVCVCVAAVLLLVALGLFGFGLRRRLIQRLGGTFDCSARFGAPRAGGSPGKGWLYGVARYNGDHVEWFRVFSYALRPRRTLQRDRIQVRERRRPVGDEELALLPGAVVLSCRHDEWDIELAMSEDALTGFLAWLEAAPPGQRVNVA, encoded by the coding sequence ATGGTCCTCGTCGTGTGCGTGTGCGTGGCAGCGGTGCTGCTGCTCGTGGCCCTTGGACTGTTCGGTTTCGGGCTGCGCCGCAGGCTGATCCAGCGGCTCGGCGGCACGTTCGACTGCAGCGCGCGGTTCGGCGCGCCGCGCGCGGGCGGGTCCCCGGGCAAGGGCTGGCTGTACGGCGTCGCCCGCTACAACGGGGACCACGTCGAGTGGTTCCGCGTCTTCTCCTACGCGCTGCGGCCCCGGCGCACGCTGCAGCGCGACCGCATCCAGGTGCGGGAGCGCCGGCGCCCCGTCGGGGACGAGGAGCTGGCGCTGCTGCCGGGGGCGGTGGTGCTGAGCTGTCGGCACGACGAATGGGACATCGAACTCGCGATGAGCGAGGACGCGCTGACCGGCTTCCTGGCCTGGCTGGAGGCGGCACCGCCCGGACAACGGGTGAACGTCGCCTGA
- the gvpJ gene encoding gas vesicle protein GvpJ, translating to MTLPLEPLDCDSFEPCKPRASNLADILERILDKGIVIAGDIKIDLLDIELLTIRLRLFISSVDTAKKAGINWWETEPSLSTTAAHDALVDENRQLRDRIAALEQESSDAS from the coding sequence GTGACGCTCCCGCTCGAACCCCTCGACTGCGACTCGTTCGAACCCTGCAAGCCCCGCGCGTCCAACCTCGCCGACATCCTGGAACGCATCCTCGACAAGGGCATCGTCATCGCCGGCGACATCAAGATCGACCTGCTCGACATCGAGCTGCTCACGATCCGCCTGCGCCTGTTCATCTCCTCCGTCGACACCGCCAAGAAGGCCGGCATCAACTGGTGGGAGACCGAGCCCTCCCTGTCCACCACCGCCGCCCACGACGCCCTGGTGGACGAGAACCGCCAGCTCCGCGACCGCATCGCCGCCCTCGAACAGGAGAGCTCCGACGCCTCATGA
- the atpE gene encoding ATP synthase F0 subunit C, whose protein sequence is MSALETLAAVEGSVNTIGFGLAAIGPGVGVGIVFGNGVQAMARQPEAAGLIRTNMLLGFAVIEALALMGFVLAFAI, encoded by the coding sequence ATGTCTGCTCTCGAGACCCTCGCCGCCGTCGAAGGCTCCGTCAACACGATCGGCTTCGGCCTCGCGGCCATCGGCCCGGGTGTCGGCGTCGGCATCGTCTTCGGCAACGGCGTGCAGGCCATGGCCCGCCAGCCCGAGGCGGCCGGTCTCATCCGTACCAACATGCTGCTCGGCTTCGCCGTCATCGAGGCGCTGGCGCTGATGGGCTTCGTGCTGGCGTTCGCCATCTGA
- the atpD gene encoding F0F1 ATP synthase subunit beta has product MTTAAESAPSQATATGRIARVIGPVVDVEFPVDSMPDIYNALTVDIADPAEKGATKTLTLEVAQHLGEGMVRTIALEPSDGLVRQAPVTNTGRGITVPVGDMTKGRVFNTLGRVLNEPEAESEITERWEIHRKAPAFDQLESKTEMFETGLKVVDLLTPYVRGGKIGLFGGAGVGKTVLIQEMIMRVAKLHEGVSVFAGVGERTREGNDLIEEMADSGVLPQTALVFGQMDEPPGTRLRVALAGLTMAEYFRDVQKQDVLFFIDNIFRFTQAGSEVSTLLGRMPSAVGYQPNLADEMGVLQERITSTRGHSITSMQAIYVPADDLTDPAPATTFAHLDATTVLSRPISEKGIYPAVDPLDSTSRILDPRYVSQDHYECASRVKNILQKYKDLQDIIAILGMDELSEEDKLTVSRARRIERFLSQNTHAAKQFTGLDGSDVPLDESIAAFNAIADGEYDHFPEQAFFMCGGLDDLKAKAKALGVS; this is encoded by the coding sequence ATGACTACTGCTGCTGAGTCGGCCCCCTCGCAGGCCACGGCCACGGGCCGTATCGCGCGGGTCATCGGGCCGGTCGTGGACGTGGAGTTCCCGGTGGACTCCATGCCCGACATCTACAACGCGCTGACCGTCGACATCGCCGACCCGGCCGAGAAGGGCGCGACCAAGACGCTGACCCTCGAGGTCGCCCAGCACCTGGGCGAGGGCATGGTGCGCACCATCGCGCTGGAGCCGAGCGACGGCCTGGTCCGTCAGGCTCCGGTCACGAACACCGGCCGGGGCATCACCGTGCCGGTGGGCGACATGACCAAGGGCCGGGTGTTCAACACGCTGGGCCGCGTCCTGAACGAGCCCGAGGCCGAGTCGGAGATCACCGAGCGGTGGGAGATCCACCGCAAGGCGCCGGCGTTCGACCAGCTCGAGTCGAAGACCGAGATGTTCGAGACCGGCCTCAAGGTCGTCGACCTGCTGACCCCGTACGTCCGCGGTGGCAAGATCGGCCTGTTCGGCGGCGCCGGCGTGGGCAAGACGGTGCTCATCCAGGAGATGATCATGCGTGTGGCGAAGCTGCACGAGGGTGTCTCCGTGTTCGCCGGCGTGGGTGAGCGCACCCGTGAGGGCAACGACCTCATCGAGGAGATGGCGGACTCCGGCGTGCTGCCGCAGACCGCGCTCGTCTTCGGCCAGATGGACGAGCCGCCGGGCACCCGCCTGCGGGTCGCGCTGGCCGGCCTCACCATGGCGGAGTACTTCCGCGACGTCCAGAAGCAGGATGTGCTGTTCTTCATCGACAACATCTTCCGCTTCACCCAGGCCGGCTCCGAGGTCTCCACGCTGCTGGGCCGCATGCCCTCCGCGGTGGGCTACCAGCCGAACCTGGCGGACGAGATGGGTGTGCTCCAGGAGCGCATCACCTCGACCCGTGGTCACTCGATCACCTCGATGCAGGCGATCTACGTGCCCGCGGACGACCTGACGGACCCGGCCCCGGCCACCACGTTCGCCCACCTCGACGCGACGACGGTGCTCTCCCGTCCGATCTCCGAGAAGGGCATCTACCCCGCGGTGGACCCGCTGGACTCCACGTCCCGCATCCTGGACCCGCGCTACGTCTCGCAGGACCACTACGAGTGCGCCTCGCGCGTCAAGAACATCCTGCAGAAGTACAAGGACCTCCAGGACATCATCGCGATCCTCGGCATGGACGAGCTGAGCGAGGAGGACAAGCTCACCGTCAGCCGTGCCCGCCGGATCGAGCGCTTCCTGTCGCAGAACACCCACGCGGCGAAGCAGTTCACCGGTCTCGACGGGTCGGACGTGCCGCTGGACGAGTCCATCGCCGCGTTCAACGCCATCGCGGACGGGGAGTACGACCACTTCCCCGAGCAGGCGTTCTTCATGTGCGGTGGCCTGGACGACCTGAAGGCCAAGGCCAAGGCGCTCGGCGTCTCCTGA
- a CDS encoding gas vesicle protein K, with protein MTAPARLDIDRDSVGRDLAGLVLTIVELLRQLMERQAVRRVESGNLTDDQIERVGTTLMLLEERVADLRDQFGLTAADLNLDLGPLGSLLPRD; from the coding sequence GTGACGGCGCCCGCCCGCCTCGACATCGACCGGGACAGCGTGGGGCGCGACCTGGCCGGGCTCGTCCTCACGATCGTGGAACTGCTGCGCCAGCTCATGGAACGCCAGGCCGTCCGCCGCGTCGAGTCGGGGAACCTCACCGACGACCAGATCGAACGCGTCGGCACGACCCTCATGCTGCTGGAGGAGCGCGTGGCCGACCTCCGCGACCAGTTCGGCCTGACCGCCGCCGACCTCAACCTGGACCTCGGGCCGCTCGGCTCCCTGCTCCCGAGGGACTGA